From a region of the Fusarium verticillioides 7600 chromosome 9, whole genome shotgun sequence genome:
- a CDS encoding hypothetical protein (At least one base has a quality score < 10), which produces MVNYNIYTIGWICAIQAELVAASELLDEEISETVPTPKEDNNAYTLGKIGNHYVVIAALPMGQYGIVNAASVARDMLRTFPNVRLGFMVGIGGGVPTKHDIRLGDVVVGVPKKRSGGLVQYDHGRAIQGNGIGIMGALNQPPTSILTAIAKLDAWHVRKGCKLKQTVENILEKNSNLVEAGYGRPPKDTDRLYNPEFVHPLGTTSCLTACPESNLVQREPRKNDQDSPKIHYGIIASGSQLMEDAIARDRLAENESVLCFEMEAAGLANHFPCIAIRGICDYSDSHRGDDWQGYAALMAAAYAKELLLLIPPEKVEEQKKIKDIIFELHEPIFETKEQVGAIYRRKETEEETKMLHWLQATDYAAEQQSSFQQHQPGTGRQFTSSEGFGRWLQTKNTMLFCSGMPGAGKTIITAITVDYLQAKFKDDHGTGVAYVYCNYQPTKKQKVQDLFTSILKQLARLQRPFPNALKSLYLEKGNGTEKPSADDVKKTLRDIINSFDQVFIMVDAIDEFEATESLFRELSSLQEHTLANLFITSRPPAQSLKNTLDKLRGCFRKDIQADDHDVKLYIDQRMTEMLLLSEANNEISGSVKEDLKKLIRRRLSEVVNGIFLLARFHLDGLMGKTRPADIEDALRNLVTGPNAYKDAYEKTIQRIANQSEDHKDLARRTLIWLTLAKERLTRAQLRTALSIREGISQLSDRDFESTNVILHVCMGLVKIEQGGRGSAISLLHFTTMEYLQANFHSLLALEPLHQRMIISSVSLPEVERKRKRMTTPGLLLLDIERERKAKRHYEGWITASCVTYLQFTAFGSGQCEVKESRRYQSEAVQYVQSAFHKRLLDYPLYLYAAKNWAHHARETETRSEVINFLKSEPHASASSQLVPAFQSGPAGLRRPYRKKLVRLGRVTGLHLAAYFGLHVEAAHLLSNGMEPDVRDGWGRTPLSYASEEGHAAVVAQLLNCQADPESRSDDDGHGSPRTALSHAARQGHAEVVTILLKEGRVNPDSTPSKCDGGLNRTPLSYAAGAGHIEIAKLLLETNEVDAESRDASGLTKRGRTPLSYAAEGGHKALVELLLAVKGVDPDSKDTSNRSPLSFAAGSGHEIVVDLLLSTKQVDPDSKDDFDMTPLCHAAAAGHGSVVRRLLTINQVKSYPQKGDSGQTQDPTIGKTSSLDDMIMLLLANGRVDPNAKDSRGWTPLFHAAINGHEATVDILLAQDDVDVNAQDNCGRTVLSNAMGRLRTIAKRLLSHEGLHPDSSDNEGRTPLWYAIKSHDIEMVELLLRNGRVIPDTRDTSSRTPLSHAAEQWSDSAVRLLLNDVRVDPNSKDASGRTPLSYAAERGVWITMKAFIEDDRVSADLEDISGRTPLSYIAEHAQAIYDKLRKVGGYDSLGGRDRESHADTLADIRMVIRKMLAEKGVNPLFRDNSGRTPADIMPELRQTQRLIQASAARRQS; this is translated from the exons ATGGTAAACTACAATATCTATACCATTGGCTGGATTTGTGCCATTCAAGCAGAGCTCGTCGCAGCctctgaacttcttgacGAAGAAATTTCTGAGACAGTTCCGACACCAAAAGAGGATAATAATGCTTACACTCTTGGAAAGATAGGAAATCATTATGTTGTTATTGCAGCGCTGCCTATGGGGCAGTATGGCATAGTAAATGCAGCCAGTGTCGCTAGGGATATGCTACGCACCTTTCCTAATGTCAGACTTGGTTTTATGGTGGGCATTGGAGGTGGCGTCCCTACCAAGCATGATATTCgccttggcgatgttgtGGTAGGGGTTCCAAAAAAGAGGAGCGGCGGCCTCGTCCAGTATGATCATGGGAGAGCAATACAAGGTAATGGCATAGGTATCATGGGAGCTTTGAACCAGCCCCCGACGTCTATCTTGACAGCCATCGCCAAATTGGACGCCTGGCATGTTAGGAAAGGATGCAAATTGAAGCAGACAGTTGAGAATATACTGGAGAAAAACAGCAATCTCGTGGAAGCAGGCTATGGAAGGCCGCCTAAGGATACTGATAGGCTCTACAACCCCGAGTTCGTTCATCCTTTGGGCACAACGAGCTGCTTGACTGCGTGCCCTGAGTCGAACCTTGTTCAGAGGGAACCACGCAAAAATGACCAGGATAGTCCAAAGATTCACTACGGCATTATCGCCTCTGGTAGCCAGTTGATGGAAGATGCTATTGCGCGAGACAGACTTGCTGAAAATGAGAGTGTATTGTGCTTCGAGATGGAGGCAGCCGGGTTAGCTAACCATTTCCCTTGCATTGCTATCAGAGGCATATGCGACTATTCCGACTCCCATAGGGGTGACGACTGGCAGGGTTATGCAGCCCTCATGGCTGCAGCTTATGCAAaagagcttctcctcctaATCCCCCCCGAGAAAGTcgaagagcagaagaagataaagGACATCATTTTCGAGC TTCATGAACCTATATTCGAGACTAAAGAACAAGTTGGGGCCATCTATCGCAGAAAGGAAacggaagaagaaaccaAGATGCTTCACTGGCTTCAAGCAACTGATTACGCCGCCGAGCAACAGTCTTCTttccagcaacatcagccagGCACGGGCCGGCAATTCACGAGTTCCGAAGGATTTGGACGCTGGTTGCAGACCAAGAATACCATGTTGTTTTGTTCCGGAATGCCTGGAGCGGGGAAAACAATTATCACAGCCATCACCGTCGACTATCTGCAAGCCAAATTCAAAGATGATCACGGAACTGGTGTTGCATATGTGTACTGCAACTACCAACCGACGAAAAAACAGAAAGTTCAGGACCTGTTCACGAGTATTTTAAAACAGCTCGCGCGATTGCAACGCCCTTTCCCAAACGCCTTGAAATCACTCTATCTGGAGAAAGGCAATGGGACGGAAAAGCCATCAGCagacgatgtcaagaagacaCTTCGCGACATTATCAATTCTTTTGATCAAGTGTTCATTATGGTTGATGCCATAGACGAGTTCGAGGCAACAGAAAGTCTTTTCAGAGAACTCAGTTCTTTACAGGAACATACATTGGCAAATCTTTTCATTACTTCAAGGCCCCCAGCCCAGAGCCTCAAAAATACATTGGACAAACTTCGCGGGTGCTTTAGGAAGGATATACAAGCCGATGACCACGACGTGAAGCTGTATATTGATCAACGGATGACTGAGATGCTACTTCTCAGTGAAGCAAACAATGAAATCTCGGGAAGCGTTAAAGAGGACCTCAAGAAGCTAATCAGGAGAAGACTTAGCGAAGTTGTCAATGGAAT ATTTCTCCTTGCCCGGTTTCACCTAGATGGTCTGATGGGAAAAACGAGACCCGCTGACATAGAGGATGCTTTGCGTAACCTTGTCACGGGCCCAAATGCTTACAAGGACGCGTATGAGAAAACCATCCAGAGAATCGCGAACCAGTCAGAAGATCATAAAGATTTAGCGAGGAGGACCTTGATTTGGCTCACACTTGCAAAAGAGCGGCTCACAAGGGCGCAACTTCGAACCGCGCTCAGCATACGAGAGGGAATCTCGCAACTCAGCGACCGGGACTTCGAAAGCACCAACGTCATTCTTCATGTTTGTATGGGTCTTGTAAAGATTGAACAAGGCGGCCGCGGTAGTGCTATTAGCTTGCTACATTTCACAACAATGGAGTACTTACAGGCCAATTTCCACTCCCTTTTAGCTCTAGAGCCTCTGCATCAGAGAATGATTATATCAAGTGTCTCACTTcctgaggttgagagaaaaaggaagagaatgactACACCGGGTTTACTGCTTCTGGAtattgaaagagaaaggaaagcTAAAAGACATTACGAGGGGTGGATTACGGCATCTTGCGTGACATATCTGCAATTTACCGCCTTTGGAAGTGGGCAATGTGAAGTCAAGGAGTCGCGTCGCTACCAATCCGAGGCGGTGCAGTATGTCCAAAGCGCGTTTCATAAGCGACTATTGGATTATCCTCTATACCTCTATGCGGCAAAGAACTGGGCGCATCATGCCCGTGAGACAGAGACTCGCTCTGAGGTCATTAACTTTCTGAAAAGCGAGCCCCATGCAAGCGCATCAAGTCAACTGGTCCCCGCGTTTCAATCAGGGCCTGCAGGCCTTCGTAGACCATACAGGAAGAAGTTGGTAAGACTAGGCCGCGTGACTGGGCTTCATCTTGCGGCATACTTCGGACTTCACGTGGAAGCCGCTCATTTGCTGAGCAACGGCATGGAACCAGATGTGAGAGATGGTTGGGGTAGGACACCGCTATCATATGCCTCTGAGGAAGGGCACGCAGCAGTAGTGGCCCAGCTTCTGAATTGTCAAGCTGATCCAGAGTCTagaagcgatgatgatggccacGGTTCCCCACGCACGGCTTTATCTCATGCAGCAAGACAGGGTCATGCAGAAGTTGTTACTATTTTGCTTAAAGAAGGGCGTGTAAACCCCGACTCTACACCCTCAAAATGTGATGGCGGATTGAACAGAACTCCATTATCATACGCAGCTGGAGCAGGACATATTGAAATCGCGAAACTACTATTGGAGACAAATGAAGTAGACGCTGAGTCAAGAGATGCAAGTGGGTTGACAAAACGTGGGAGGACCCCACTATCATATGCAGCAGAGGGTGGCCACAAGGCTCTTGTCGAGCTACTCCTTGCAGTCAAGGGGGTAGATCCTGACTCCAAAGATACTTCTAACCGTTCGCCCTTATCATTTGCGGCTGGATCTGGCCATGAAATCGTGgttgatctgcttctttctaCAAAGCAAGTGGATCCTGACTCAAAAGACGATTTTGACATGACACCCTTGTGCCATGCCGCAGCGGCTGGTCATGGATCCGTGGTAAGGCGACTGCTTACGATAAACCAAGTTAAGTCTTATCCTCAGAAAGGCGACAGCGGCCAGACACAGGATCCCACCATTGGCAAAACATCATCCCTTGACGACATGATCATGTTACTTTTAGCTAATGGAAGAGTGGACCCGAACGCTAAAGATAGCAGGGGCTGGACACCACTTTTCCATGCAGCAATAAACGGCCATGAAGCAACGGTGGATATCCTACTTGCACAAGATGACGTAGACGTCAATGCACAGGATAATTGCGGGCGGACAGTGCTGTCCAATGCAATGGGCCGTTTGCGAACGATAGCTAAGAGATTACTTTCTCATGAAGGCTTACACCCTGATTCAAGTGATAATGAAGGGCGAACGCCACTTTGGTACGCGATAAAAAGTCATGATATAGAGATGGTGGAGCTACTACTGAGAAACGGCCGAGTGATTCCTGATACCCGGGATACGTCTTCACGGACGCCACTCTCACATGCAGCAGAACAGTGGAGCGACTCGGCAGTCAGACTACTACTAAACGATGTCCGAGTAGATCCcaacagcaaagatgctTCGGGAAGAACGCCGCTCTCATATGCAGCAGAGAGAGGGGTGTGGATAACTATGAAGGCCTTCATTGAAGATGATCGTGTGTCTGCGGACCTCGAAGATATTTCTGGACGGACGCCACTCTCGTATATCGCAGAACATGCACAGGCGATTTATGATAAGTTAAGAAAAGTGGGTGGCTACGATTCTTTGGGAGGACGCGACCGAGAGTCGCACGCAGATACACTGGCTGACATAAGAATGGTGATTCGGAAAATGCTTGCAGAAAAGGGAGTAAATCCTCTCTTTAGAGACAATTCGGGACGGACACCGGCAGATATTATGCCGGAGCTAAGACAAACCCAGCGCTTGATACAAGCATCAGCTGCCAGGCGCCAGAGCTGA